From the genome of Lutzomyia longipalpis isolate SR_M1_2022 chromosome 2, ASM2433408v1, one region includes:
- the LOC129790010 gene encoding uncharacterized protein C1orf50, whose amino-acid sequence MMKRNSDKESDEANLMKKVNLVERNPKPCGLALVSPQRVGKHDSSDIVALAREIANADQALKNRASGKLSVILEQIRFLQQQAAKIIKETEESKELNEVACNFQKIPGKTYHLYRRESGQKYLSMLSPEEWGGTSNHEFLGSFRLEHDHSWTPEEDTADVDCKRLWSERLMLQGVSKVLELEDGENK is encoded by the exons ATGATGAAGCGAAATTCAGATAAGGAATCCGATGAAGCAAATCTCATGAAGAAAG ttAATCTCGTTGAGAGAAACCCAAAACCATGTGGCTTGGCCTTAGTGAGCCCCCAGCGTGTTGGGAAGCACGATTCATCAGACATTGTGGCATTAGCTAGAGAAATTGCAAATGCAGATCAAGCACTGAAGAATAGGGCTTCCGGAAAGCTTAGTGTGATCCTGGAACAAATTAGATTTCTACAGCAACAAGCGGCAAAGATTATAAAGGAAACAGAGGAGAGTAAGGAACTCAACGAAGTGGCgtgtaattttcaaaaaatccccGGGAAAACCTATCACCTCTACAGAAGGGAATCTGGACAGAAATATCTCAGCATGCTTTCACCGGAA GAATGGGGAGGAACGAGTAATCATGAATTTTTAGGCAGCTTTCGCCTTGAGCACGACCATAGTTGGACACCGGAGGAGGACACGGCTGATGTGGATTGCAAGAGACTCTGGTCGGAACGCCTAATGCTGCAGGGGGTGTCAAAAGTGTTGGAGCTCGAGGAtggtgaaaataaatga
- the LOC129790011 gene encoding uncharacterized protein LOC129790011, whose protein sequence is MTAKREKDYGTKTSSKTGSDLNSNAKGGSVGSLPANSASSPAIGSSPSSDTLKRTNKPLMEKRRRARINQSLAILKALILESTKNNGKNAEGQPKHTKLEKADILELTVRHFQRHRNLDNPAIDKYRSGYTDCAREVARYLATPEPPPLPSVPTLTDAGSKARLLRHLDQCIAEIDTEICPITQTNPLPPAGTDAKLNNYFGSMESLKKNSDPNTMDYSSQDSTNPIDFSKNSRYDLPESDRTGMATFAASVTPRDIQDENNNRGNRQTPDSNSALNNIEDMIETNEIATTSTYGSFSGGKLHPATAAQKLIGGKGQKFPKGPNGTISPINVPPMVNGVNPLGMPPDGALIAPEIAEKEGHVDYVKSESLNGQYHQMRLPDGQMVLLLPPHYVQLAAALGLNSQAMMDPAAMTDFENLIELNRKQQQLNPAEAANIPEAIYWEHYRKSMSLAHQITEKASMGDCRSLEARSPVKVTDSPSLPPLPGPMASGGKEYGDMEVDEAENIEDKIPIALTTCKAIEKSEDKVDERKSPQFEVQNQNNQNLLNENVESRSSNGSDDMWRPW, encoded by the exons ATGACAGCCAAACGTGAAAAGGACTACGGAACGAAAACGAGTAGCAAAACAGGATCAG ATCTCAATTCAAACGCTAAAGGAGGTTCAGTTGGCTCCCTGCCTGCAAATTCGGCATCATCACCAGCAATTGGATCATCACCTTCGTCGGACACACTAAAGCGCACAAACAAACCCCTAATGGAGAAACGAAGGCGTGCAAGGATTAATCAGAGTCTCGCCATACTTAAGGCTCTCATCCTTGAATCTACGAAGAATAATGGAAAGAATGCAGAGGGACAACCAAAGCATACAAAGCTAGAGAAGGCAGATATTCTTGAGTTAACAGTCAGGCACTTCCAGAGACACCGAAACTTGGATAATCCTG cCATCGATAAATATCGTTCTGGTTATACGGATTGCGCAAGGGAGGTGGCAAGATATTTAGCTACCCCAGAACCACCGCCTTTGCCAAGTGTTCCAACTCTAACGGATGCTGGCTCCAAAGCTAGGCTACTCAGGCACTTGGATCAGTGCATTGCAGAAATTGATACGGAAATTTGTCCCATCACTCAGACAAATCCTCTTCCACCCGCTGGCACTGATGCAAAACTCAACAACTACTTTGGCTCAATGGAAAGTCTAAAGAAAAA TTCTGATCCAAATACAATGGACTACAGCAGCCAGGATTCAACTAATCCTATCGATTTCAGCAAGAACAGTCGTTATGATCTTCCCGAAAGTGATCGCACAGGAATGGCTACATTTGCTGCATCCGTTACTCCTCGCGAC ATCCAAGATGAGAACAACAACAGAGGCAATCGCCAGACGCCAGATTCCAATTCCGCCCTCAACAATATTGAAGATATGATTGAAACAAACGAAATCGCAACAACGTCCACATACGGAAGCTTTTCAGGAGGTAAGCTGCATCCAGCCACAGCtgctcaaaaattaattggagGCAAAGGACAGAAATTTCCAAAAGGCCCAAATGGAACTATATCTCCCATCAATGTTCCACCAATGGTGAATGGGGTTAATCCCCTTGGAATGCCACCTGATGGAGCACTAATAGCACCAGAAATTGCAGAAAAGGAAGGACACGTAGATTACGTCAAG tCTGAATCTTTGAATGGTCAGTATCATCAGATGAGACTACCTGATGGGCAGATGGTCCTCTTGCTTCCACCCCACTATGTCCAACTTGCCGCGGCTCTTGGCTTAAATTCTCAAGCCATGATGGATCCCGCTGCTATGACGGATTTTGAGAATCTCATCGAATTGAATCGAAAACAGCAGCAACTT AATCCTGCTGAAGCTGCCAACATCCCCGAGGCTATCTACTGGGAGCACTATCGAAAGTCCATGAGTCTTGCACATCAGATCACCGAGAAAGCTTCCATGGGAGATTGTAGAAGTCTCGAAGCTCGATCCCCAGTTAAAGTCACCGATTCCCCATCCTTGCCACCCCTTCCTGGACCCATGGCCAGTGGTGGCAAGGAGTATGGTGACATGGAAGTTGATGAGGCAGAAAATATTGAGGATAAAATCCCAATTGCACTCACAACGTGCAAGGCAATCGAGAAGAGTGAGGATAAAGTGGACGAACGAAAGTCTCCGCAATTTGAGGTTCAAAATCAGAATAATCAGAATCTCCTAAATGAGAATGTTGAGTCTCGAAGCTCAAACGGAAGTGACGACATGTGGCGGCCATGGTAA
- the LOC129790009 gene encoding uncharacterized protein LOC129790009, with amino-acid sequence MANQDATDILPDTAAIIKRVKEWEQIEKKYNSVDEDINVFFDFDAAELSEEEDYEDSGARSEAECVEENEKEYSTALVEYQWNPVNEYKEKLLPIIKQKTYELEKKIRNMDFGVKVSDWLRNNGTHMPGPDFSTNGFAQPIRGRFMMGADLQFDNSNASSGSVNTAAYIMANKGRTRRRSSFKLMTIKEYCFVEQSDDILELENHQVQPLGLPQRSIPLASSHQMPLGAAPQQLAIEAAPQQLAIEAAPQPRVNGNSASKEQSSDPEHLHPRKSARQRMLRKRRLQRRVSSDSSDSDRGDEGDVRKSREVTKTPRQESAMRKSKSTLGMKSPKKKVVDQNIVIYQPPVELKNSKRPTEYVRITMEMLEEKIGRKNAEAQRKNTILLRPVPSTCKIVYNANKRSLYGASAVESDNSTSSSNDDSMDKQGKSKEKMPKENENSETAPPRNIVIYAPSKGMENSKKTFRLTVDHLRGKVEDAVIEKLKKSGIFNFPHSVGDTIMYNTHSKTLFRKM; translated from the exons ATGGCTAATCAAGA CGCTACGGATATTCTGCCAGATACTGCTGCGATTATTAAGAGAGTTAAGGAGTGGGAGCAAATCGAAAAG aaaTATAATTCTGTGGATGAGGATATAAACGTCTTTTTTGATTTCGACGCCGCAGAACTAAGTGAGGAGGAGGACTACGAGGATAGCGGCGCACGTAGCGAAGCCGAGTGCgtggaggaaaatgaaaaggagTACAGTACAGCTCTCGTGGAGTATCAGTGGAATCCCGTGAATGAGTACAAGGAGAAATTGTTGCCAATAATCAAGCAGAAGACGTATGaacttgagaagaaaatcagaaATATGGATTTTGGCGTTAAGGTGTCTGATTGGCTGAGAAACAATGGCACTCATATGCCGGGGCCAGACTTTTCCACAAATGGCTTTGCCCAACCCATCCGGGGGCGCTTCATGATGGGAGCTGACTTACAATTTGACAATTCCAATGCTTCTTCGGGATCGGTCAATACAGCAGCCTACATTATGGCGAATAAGGGAAGGACTCGGAGGCGATCCAGTTTTAAGCTCATGACGATTAAGGAGTATTGCTTTGTGGAGCAAAGTGATGATATCCTGGAGTTGGAAAATCATCAAGTCCAACCCCTAGGATTACCCCAGAGGAGTATACCTCTTGCGTCCAGTCATCAAATGCCCCTTGGAGCTGCTCCCCAACAATTGGCCATTGAAGCTGCTCCCCAACAATTGGCCATTGAAGCTGCTCCCCAACCACGAGTCAATGGAAATTCAGCTTCAAAGGAGCAGTCGTCTGACCCTGAGCATTTGCATCCACGAAAAAGTGCTCGACAGCGAATGCTGCGAAAGAGACGCCTCCAGAGACGTGTATCTTCGGACTCCAGTGACAGTGATAGGGGCGACGAGGGAGATGTGCGAAAGAGCAGAGAAGTCACAAAAACTCCTCGCCAAGAATCCGCCATGCGGAAATCCAAGTCCACCCTGGGAATGAAGTCTCCGAAGAAGAAAGTTGTCGATCAGAACATCGTCATTTATCAGCCACCAGTGGAACTCAAAAATTCTAAGCGTCCCACGGAATATGTCCGGATAACAATGGAAATGCTCGAGGAAAAAATTGGACGAAAGAATGCTGAAGCTCAGCGAAAAAATACGATTCTTCTGAGACCTGTTCCGTCCACATGTAAAATCGTGTACAATGCTAACAAGAGGTCATTGTATGGCGCATCGGCAGTCGAATCTGATAATTCCACCAGCTCAAGTAATGATGATTCAATGGACAAACAGGGCAAGAGCAAAGAGAAAATGCcgaaagaaaatgagaattcAGAAACTGCCCCACCGAGGAATATTGTAATTTATGCTCCATCAAaaggaatggaaaattcaaagaagacCTTCCGACTAACTGTTGATCATCTTCGGGGGAAAGTGGAAGATGCCGTGATTGAGAAACTCAAGAAGAGtggaatattcaattttcctcaCTCAGTTGGGGATACAATAATGTACAACACACACTCGAAAACACTTTTCCGGAAGatgtaa
- the LOC129790008 gene encoding protein hook: MENEKVELCESLIKWLQCLKLNGAHGNARELADGVAMAQALNQIAPEHFTDSWLSKIKTDVGSNWRLKVSNLKKVVEGVFDYYIDVLSLNLSDVAKPDVMRIAEKADRAELSRLLQLILGCAVNCANKQDYITQIMELEESLQRNIMRALQDLEEAWQGTSGCRNSLSIQQFDVKALQEERDGLAQKCHEMERQIAFHIEEKAAMQQEITKLNQMVEKMESPMAIGDDGESMGPVQLGSARYNELRKQLDNVKDELLQAETARDDLKMKSRQQEIEIINLQAKVDELHQASTELSQLKDEIDILREASDKLKIYETQLATYKKKLEDHSDLRKQVKMLEERSAEYLRQNIQHEEDSKKFSGLKGQVELYKKEIQELHMKLDTEMSKSAKIEFELTNMEANLSALQREKENLLIERDTLRETCDELRCTQGSSDSTNTISREIVSPTLKDRIDRLEAENKALREGQGGQTALAQLLDDSNQRTEKLREQLKQANQKILTLTQGQTDESSAKGNLVVQLRQALELNEQRASQIEETQQQVNNLQTKMTQLEATLTAKEQELATSEARYKKCVEKTKEMIKNIDPRLATEVAALDQGKSPIDPEPEIRSSGMSQLEERLMTTAYHRLGVVCHREAIDARLALLSGSGQSFLARQRQPVPRKPAASFKTK, encoded by the exons ATGGAAAACGAAAAGGTGGAATTGTGTGAAAGCTTAATTAAGTGGCTGCAGTGTCTCAAACTGAACGGTGCCCACGGAAATGCTCGGGAACTTGCAGATGGAGTTGC GATGGCCCAGGCTTTGAATCAAATAGCCCCGGAACATTTCACAG ATTCGTGGCTATCGAAGATCAAGACAGACGTCGGAAGCAATTGGAGATTGAAAGTCAGCAACCTCAAAAAGGTGGTTGAGGGTGTTTTTGATTACTACATTGATGTGCTGAGCTTGAATTTGTCAGATGTGGCAAAACCGGATGTTATGAGAATCGCTGAAAAGGCAGACAGAGCGGAACTATCCAGATTGTTGCAGCTTATCCTTGGGTGTGCTGTGAATTGCGCCAATAAGCAAGATTACATTACACAAATCATGGAACTCGAGGAGTCCCTTCAGAGGAACATTATGCGTGCCCTGCAAGATCTCGAGGAGGCCTGGCAGGGAACTAGTGGTTGCCGGAACTCCCTCAGTATTCAGCAGTTTGATGTGAAAGCACTGCAGGAGGAACGCGATGGTTTGGCGCAAAAATGCCATGAAATGGAACGTCAGATTGCCTTCCACATTGAGGAGAAGGCAGCGATGCAGCAAGAAATTACGAAACTCAATCAAATGGTTGAGAAAATGGAGTCTCCAATGGCAATTGGAGATGATGGAGAATCCATGGGGCCTGTCCAGCTCGGCTCAGCTAGATACAATGAGCTCCGGAAGCAATTGGACAATGTTAAGGATGAACTTCTTCAGGCAGAAACTGCACGAGATGACCTCAAAATGAAGTCGCGACAGCAGGAAATAGAGATTATTAATCTTCAAGCGAAAGTGGATGAGCTACATCAAGCCTCGACGGAGTTGAGTCAACTAAAAGATGAAATTGATATCCTGCGGGAAGCTAGCGATAAGCTGAAGATTTACGAGACACAGCTGGCTACGTACAAGAAGAAATTGGAGGATCACAGCGATCTTCGGAAGCAGGTGAAAATGCTGGAAGAACGCAGTGCTGAGTATTTAAGGCAGAATATTCAGCACGAAGAGGATTCGAAGAAGTTTTCAGGTCTCAAGGGACAGGTTGAACTCTACAAAAAGGAG ATCCAAGAACTTCACATGAAGCTGGACACAGAGATGAGTAAGAGCGCCAAGATTGAATTTGAACTCACCAACATGGAAGCCAATCTGAGTGCCCTGCAGCGCGAGAAAGAGAACCTTTTGATTGAAAGGGACACTCTACGGGAGACATGTGATGAACTTCGCTGCACACAAGGCTCCAGTGATTCTACGAATACCATCTCCAGAGAAATAGTCTCACCAACGCTCAAAGATCGCATAGATCGACTTGAGGCAGAAAATAAGGCACTGCGGGAGGGTCAGGGTGGACAAACGGCGTTGGCG CAATTACTGGATGACTCCAACCAGAGAACTGAGAAACTCAGGGAACAATTGAAGCAAGCAAACCAAAAAATACTAACTCTGACTCAGGGACAAACGGATGAAAGTAGTGCAAAGGGGAACCTTGTTGTGCAACTGCGTCAAGCATTGGAGCTCAATGAGCAGAGAGCATCTCAAATTGAGGAGACTCAGCAGCAAGTAAATAATCTTCAAACAAAGATGACCCAGCTGGAGGCAACCCTCACAGCCAAGGAGCAGGAACTTGCTACTTCGGAAGCTCGCTACAAGAAATGCGTGGAAAAGACAAAGGAGATGATAAAGAATATTGATCCGAGGTTGGCGACTGAAGTAGCAGCACTGGATCAGGGGAAATCTCCAATTGATCCCGAACCGGAAATTAGATCGAGTGGAATGAGTCAGTTGGAGGAAAGGCTCATGACAACAGCTTACCACAGATTGGGTGTTGTATGCCATCGGGAGGCAATTGATGCGCGATTGGCACTTCTCAGTGGTTCCGGGCAGAGCTTCCTTGCGCGTCAGAGGCAACCTGTTCCGCGAAAACCAGCAGCATCATTTAAGACAAAGTAA